The sequence below is a genomic window from Cryobacterium arcticum.
GGGGCGTGCGCCTCGAGGAACTGGTAGACCTCGGTAGGGTCCACGCCGGGGAAGGTGCCCGTGGGCAGTGCCGCGAGCAGGCTCGTGGGGGTGCGGGCCACGGGCCAGGACTGGCCTTCCCAGCGGCCGGACAACTCGTCGGGCGCCCGCCGGCAGCAGGACTCGTCCGGACAGCGGGACACGGCCCGGTTCGCAGTCTCCCGGCCGCGGAACCAGTTGACGTGGGTGAACGGCACCCCCACGCTCACGGAGTAGTCGCCCTCCTTGGCCTTCTCGATGCGGGAGGTGCACCAGAAGGTGCCGGCCGGCGTATCCGTGTACTGGTACCAGGGGCTGAACCGGTCGGGCACATCGAAGACCGTGCGCGCGGTCCAGCTGCGGCAGACCGTGCTGCCCTCGACCGCGCCCAGGGCATCGCTGGGGAATTGCACGTCGTCGTTCTCGTAGGCCTTGATGATGGTGCCGGACTCGTGCACCTTCATGAAATGCACCGGGATGCCCAGGCGTGCGGTGGCCAGGTTGGTGAAGCGGTGCGCCGCCGTCTCATAGGAGACCGAGAAGGCATCCCGCAGGTCCTCGAGTGAGATGCGGCGGGCGGCCTTGGCGTCGCTGAGCATCCGCAGGGTGTCGGTCTCGGGCAGCAGGATGGCTGCGGTGAGGTAATTGGTCTCCACCCGCTGTCGCAGAAAATCGGCGTAATTTCCGGGCTCGGAGTGGCCGCAGAGGTGGCTGGCGAAGGCTTGCAGGATCGGCGAGCGGCTGTCGCGGGAGGCGGCCTGCTCGGTGGGCAGATAAATTCGGCCGTTGCGCTTATCGGTGACCGACCGGGTGGAGTGCGGCAGGTCGCCCACGTAGTGCAGGCTGAAGCCGAGGTGGGCGGCCATGTCGGCCACCACCTGGTGCGACACCGGGCCGCCGGAATGCCCCACCGCGGTGAGCAGCTCGAGCGCCTGGGCCTCGAGTTCGGGGAAGTAGTTGTCGCGCGCCCGCATCTCGGCGCGGAGCTGGGCGTTGGCCCGCCTGGCTTCCTCGGGCGTCGCGGCGCGCTCGCGGTGCAGCCGCTCGATCTCGTTGTGCAGGGTGAGGATGGTCTGCAGGGTGTCGTCGGGCTGGCCGGGGCCGACCCGGAACCGGGGCAGGCCCAACGCCGTGAACACCGGCCCGCGCTGGGCACGCTCCACGGCGATCTCCAGGGCCGCCCGCGGGCTGGGCGCGTCGGCGCGCAACAGCTCGTCAACCGTGGTGTCGAGCGCGGCGGCGATCAGCCGCAGCATCGACAGCCGGGGTTCGCGCTTGCCGTTCTCGATCATGGAGATCTGCGACGGCGCCCGGTCGACGGCCGCGGCCAGGGTGTCCAGGGTGAGGCCGAGCCTGTGCCGGCGGTCGCGAACCCGGCGGCCCAGGGTGAGCGCGTCGATCCCCGCCTCGGCGTCTGCGGTGCCGGCCGGCCCCGCGGGCAGGTCGGCTGAGGGGGTGGTTGGGCGGGCGGGGCGATCGACGGTGACCATGTGCTCATGCTCACACGCGGTGATTGTTCACACAACCGGAAGAACTCAGTTTCTTCTTTCGTGTGGGCAGCCGATGAGCCTCCGATCGGGACTCAGAGTGGGTGCAGGCAGCAACTGGGAAGGACTTTCCCGGGGAGCCACCGATCCGCAATCCGTGAATCCGCAATCCGTAAATCCGCAATGTCGCAGACCGAGGAGAACACCATGACGAACCCCACCGCAACCGGCCCCGCATCCGGCCGCCCCGCATCCCGCCCCGGCGACCAGACCCAGACGGCCGCCGAGCTCGCCCTGGAGTGGGCCGCCGACCCCCGCTGGGAGGGCGTGCGCCGGGACTACACCGCCGAAGACGTGATCGCCCTGCGCGGCGCCGTGCGGGAAGAGCGCACCTTGGCCCGCCGCGGCGCCGAGAAGCTCTGGGACCTCATCCACGAGAACGGCACCCCGGAGAACCCCGAGTGGGTGGCCGCGCTCGGCGCCCTCACCGGCAACCAGGCCGTGCAGCAGGTGCGGGCCGGGCTCAAGGCCATCTACCTGTCCGGCTGGCAGGTCGCCGCCGACGCCAACCTGTCCGGCCAGACCTACCCCGACCAGTCGCTCTACCCGGCGAACTCGGTTCCGGCTGTGGTGCGGCGGATCAACAACGCGCTACTGCGGGCCGGCCAGATCGAGGGTGCGGAAGCCGTCGCATCCGGTGCCGACGCCACGAACAACGGCACCGGTATCGACTGGATGGCGCCGATCGTCGCCGATGCAGAGGCCGGCTTCGGCGGCCCGCTGAACGCCTACGAGCTGATGGCCTCGATGATCGAGGCCGGCGCCGCGGGCGTGCACTGGGAAGACCAGCTGGCCAGCGAGAAGAAGTGCGGCCACATGGGCGGCAAGGTGCTGGTGCCCACCGGCCAGCACATCCGCACCCTCAACGCGGCCCGGCTGGCGGCGGATGTCGCGGGGGTGCCCACCATCATCA
It includes:
- a CDS encoding helix-turn-helix transcriptional regulator; translated protein: MVTVDRPARPTTPSADLPAGPAGTADAEAGIDALTLGRRVRDRRHRLGLTLDTLAAAVDRAPSQISMIENGKREPRLSMLRLIAAALDTTVDELLRADAPSPRAALEIAVERAQRGPVFTALGLPRFRVGPGQPDDTLQTILTLHNEIERLHRERAATPEEARRANAQLRAEMRARDNYFPELEAQALELLTAVGHSGGPVSHQVVADMAAHLGFSLHYVGDLPHSTRSVTDKRNGRIYLPTEQAASRDSRSPILQAFASHLCGHSEPGNYADFLRQRVETNYLTAAILLPETDTLRMLSDAKAARRISLEDLRDAFSVSYETAAHRFTNLATARLGIPVHFMKVHESGTIIKAYENDDVQFPSDALGAVEGSTVCRSWTARTVFDVPDRFSPWYQYTDTPAGTFWCTSRIEKAKEGDYSVSVGVPFTHVNWFRGRETANRAVSRCPDESCCRRAPDELSGRWEGQSWPVARTPTSLLAALPTGTFPGVDPTEVYQFLEAHAPD
- the aceA gene encoding isocitrate lyase, with product MTNPTATGPASGRPASRPGDQTQTAAELALEWAADPRWEGVRRDYTAEDVIALRGAVREERTLARRGAEKLWDLIHENGTPENPEWVAALGALTGNQAVQQVRAGLKAIYLSGWQVAADANLSGQTYPDQSLYPANSVPAVVRRINNALLRAGQIEGAEAVASGADATNNGTGIDWMAPIVADAEAGFGGPLNAYELMASMIEAGAAGVHWEDQLASEKKCGHMGGKVLVPTGQHIRTLNAARLAADVAGVPTIIIARTDSLAATLITSDIDERDQAFLTGSRTAEGFYDTANGADVVIMRGLAYAPYADLLWVESSEPDLELAQRFAREIHAQFPGKKLAYNCSPSFNWKSHLDDDQIAAFQRELAACGYAFQFITLAGFHALNHSMFTLAKDYSERQMSAYVDLQEAEFASEADGYTATRHQREVGTGYFDRIATALNPTSATLALAGSTEAEQF